In Anseongella ginsenosidimutans, one genomic interval encodes:
- a CDS encoding putative porin, whose protein sequence is MFRIKLLFIILLLPFAALAQQPDTTDTPGRRESGTPGNDTLRIYSPLTVTLINERSMNSDSLVTHPIDTSINKFQNYSEFYRNDDYYVNLGNLGLAARNLLTDFDKGIGFRTGQRALDIYQYDKSKLDYYRTRSPYTELYYVSGGRPEQIFRFIHTQNIKPRLNAGVEYRKIGSEGYYPNQNTNHLNLAAFTWYQSENLRYNLIGNIVYTDLRAPENGGLVNDSIFEIPSNEDQILQERVFLEDARTRWRGTAIYLKQYYNIGRVDRIDTGKTYAEKVYPHQRVSHSIYLENRSYTYQDKSGNPSYYYFIYNSEPNPLDSIHYRNIENEFTLSVFGRTGQKQRAFSKAAILQAGIKHRLVSYAQGPIDTTFNVLSLKGQAGYQLSEKLGIIFNGERVFLGPYDGDVTLSADARLFISENIGEIRLGGLYQRKRPEFMFENYYSSYHRWEQDYERINLSQLSFSYYHDKLKLGLSGEYSLISNYTFFRGRDNYVVPYQFTGEMDILKVTLEKDLNFLKNFVFSGHLVYQYSNYRNILLTPEAYAYGSLFYRNKLFGVLDFQLGVDVRYFTETEAYSYAPELGRFFVDDNAKTIGDYPIVDLFLTADLRRTRFLVKFDHANQGFPERGYYTVKRYPMPNRTLKFGISWRFYD, encoded by the coding sequence TTGTTCAGGATAAAACTGCTATTTATCATTCTGCTGCTGCCTTTTGCAGCACTTGCCCAGCAACCCGATACAACGGACACGCCGGGAAGGAGGGAATCGGGAACTCCCGGCAATGATACCCTGCGCATTTATTCCCCGCTTACGGTGACGCTTATAAACGAGCGCAGCATGAATTCGGATAGCCTGGTAACCCATCCCATTGATACATCTATCAATAAGTTCCAGAACTACAGCGAATTTTACCGGAACGATGATTATTACGTAAACCTGGGAAACCTGGGGCTGGCAGCGCGCAATCTTCTTACTGATTTCGATAAAGGGATCGGCTTCAGAACCGGGCAGCGGGCGCTGGATATTTACCAGTACGATAAGTCGAAGCTGGATTATTACCGGACGCGTTCGCCTTATACGGAATTATACTACGTAAGCGGGGGACGGCCCGAACAGATCTTCCGGTTTATTCATACCCAGAATATAAAGCCCCGGTTGAATGCGGGAGTGGAGTACCGTAAGATCGGCTCGGAAGGATATTATCCTAATCAGAATACCAATCACCTCAACCTGGCCGCCTTTACCTGGTACCAGTCGGAGAACCTTCGCTATAACCTGATCGGGAATATTGTATATACTGATCTCCGGGCTCCCGAGAACGGCGGGCTTGTCAATGACAGCATTTTTGAGATCCCCTCCAACGAGGACCAGATCCTTCAGGAACGGGTTTTCCTGGAAGATGCCCGCACGCGCTGGAGAGGAACAGCCATCTACCTGAAGCAATATTACAATATCGGCCGGGTGGATAGGATAGATACTGGCAAAACCTATGCGGAAAAAGTATATCCCCACCAGCGGGTTTCCCATTCCATCTACTTGGAAAACAGGAGTTATACCTACCAGGATAAATCGGGTAATCCCAGCTATTATTATTTCATCTATAACAGCGAGCCAAATCCGCTGGATTCCATCCATTACAGGAATATTGAGAACGAATTCACCCTGTCCGTTTTCGGGCGAACAGGGCAGAAACAAAGGGCATTCTCGAAGGCGGCGATTCTCCAGGCCGGTATTAAGCACCGGCTGGTGAGCTATGCCCAGGGGCCTATTGATACCACCTTTAATGTATTATCACTTAAAGGCCAGGCCGGCTACCAGCTTTCCGAGAAACTGGGAATTATATTTAACGGGGAACGGGTTTTCCTGGGGCCTTATGACGGCGATGTAACGCTTTCGGCCGACGCCCGATTATTTATCAGCGAAAACATCGGGGAAATACGCCTGGGTGGCCTTTACCAGCGCAAGCGGCCGGAATTCATGTTCGAGAATTATTATTCCAGCTATCATCGCTGGGAACAGGACTATGAAAGAATTAACCTGAGCCAGCTCAGCTTTTCTTATTATCACGATAAGCTGAAGCTGGGGCTGTCGGGAGAATATTCGCTGATCAGCAATTATACCTTTTTCAGGGGCCGTGATAACTACGTCGTCCCTTACCAGTTTACTGGCGAAATGGATATCCTGAAGGTAACCCTCGAGAAAGACCTGAACTTTTTAAAGAATTTTGTTTTTTCCGGCCACCTTGTATACCAGTATAGCAATTATCGCAATATCCTCCTTACCCCGGAAGCTTACGCGTACGGAAGCCTTTTTTACCGGAATAAGTTGTTCGGGGTGCTGGATTTCCAGCTGGGTGTTGACGTGCGTTATTTTACGGAAACCGAGGCCTATAGCTATGCTCCCGAACTTGGCCGTTTTTTCGTGGATGATAATGCAAAGACCATTGGCGATTATCCTATTGTGGATCTTTTCCTTACCGCGGATCTCCGGCGCACGCGCTTCCTGGTGAAATTTGACCATGCCAACCAGGGCTTTCCCGAAAGAGGTTATTATACGGTTAAGCGATATCCCATGCCCAACCGTACGCTTAAGTTTGGGATAAGCTGGCGATTTTACGATTAG
- a CDS encoding GH92 family glycosyl hydrolase: protein MRILTLATYLLFVVTDGFAQAPALWKIGENDGSTRGMALEGNAYGRFIEHDFGFEDGFFLAGYSAGEEDFPYVLPGPASAWGGTGPTAGIRSHFLNIYFEVGEKGTAGDWRFVLDVLDTDPLHPPLVKITVNGAAWKRRMEKGSGMENPDGEFSNEHEQLFAIELPDSLIREGFNEITITTLEGGWLAFDQVKLESSTGSSLLDAAEVLVREVKSASYEIKKENGLFQPLLLDILHLSGTPSIRLELDGKPILDQTAERGAYVLEAPMPAVQQERTSRYSLFINGKLAKKGSVKRFPARVAGPAGYVNTLMGTGHSRWMIAPGPWMPFSMVKLSPDNQDGGWQAGYDPTFESIGTFSHIHEWTMAGLGTFPVNGPLQIRMGNQNDPESGYRSRIDKSTEAAPLGYYQVRLSDYDITAELTATTRAGFQRYTYHQGDTGRIMIDLLVPAEYGYQIRDFRMNLVGDRRIEGYSHQLSKGVWSGGVNQDYIVHFVIEFDRPVINAGAWLDGKVKPVTALQSDSAENAGMYVEFDVRDNRSVQMRSAISYVSIENAALNLETEISRPFGWDFNAVRGNQENTWNELLSRLQIFSADRREKMRFYTNMYRSLASRNIFSDVDGRWVDAGEQVRQFKDPADVALGCDAFWNTFWNLNQFWNLVTPEWSEKWVKSQLAMYDTGGWLAKGPAGMEYIPVMVAEHEIPLIVAAYQMGIRDFDVEKAFKAVYKMQTTPPEWVGGGLAGNLDLVTYLEHHYVPYDEGRFSNSLEYSFDDWAVSQFAKALGKDSAWNEFRDRGTWWRNAIDPETGYARMRDAAGEWLPDFDPFKSGANHHYVEGNAWQLTFFVPQDVPGLAGMIGKDDFTERLEWGFEESYKWRFNGPNDQYWDYPVVQGNQQSMHFAYLFNWVEKPWLSQKWSRAIADRYYGYGVSNAYLGDEDQGQMSAWFVMNALGLFQIDGGARANPIYEIGSPLFEKTVIDLGERYGRGRTFTIEARNSSRKNKYVQKATLNGKPLQNFWFDARELLKGGSLVLEMGPEPNQQWGRGQLPPAP, encoded by the coding sequence ATGAGAATTCTTACTTTAGCCACGTACCTGCTGTTTGTTGTAACGGATGGATTCGCACAAGCCCCTGCGCTGTGGAAGATCGGGGAAAATGACGGATCTACCCGGGGAATGGCCCTGGAGGGGAACGCTTACGGGCGTTTTATTGAACATGATTTCGGCTTCGAAGACGGGTTTTTCCTGGCGGGATATTCGGCCGGGGAAGAAGATTTTCCCTATGTACTGCCAGGGCCGGCCAGCGCCTGGGGAGGGACCGGGCCGACTGCCGGCATCCGTTCCCATTTCCTGAATATTTATTTCGAAGTTGGAGAAAAAGGTACCGCGGGGGACTGGCGTTTTGTACTTGATGTATTGGATACGGATCCCCTGCATCCACCTCTTGTTAAAATAACGGTCAACGGCGCCGCCTGGAAACGCAGGATGGAAAAGGGGAGCGGAATGGAAAATCCCGACGGGGAATTCAGCAATGAGCATGAGCAGTTGTTCGCTATTGAACTTCCGGACAGCCTGATCAGGGAAGGGTTTAACGAAATAACGATCACCACCCTGGAGGGCGGATGGCTCGCGTTTGACCAGGTGAAACTGGAAAGCTCCACTGGCAGTTCACTACTTGATGCAGCGGAGGTGCTGGTCCGCGAGGTTAAAAGCGCTTCCTACGAAATAAAAAAAGAAAATGGCCTTTTTCAGCCATTGCTGCTGGATATCTTACACCTGAGCGGGACGCCTTCGATAAGGTTGGAGCTGGACGGAAAACCGATCCTGGACCAGACGGCAGAACGCGGCGCTTATGTCCTGGAAGCGCCTATGCCGGCGGTGCAGCAGGAGAGGACGAGCAGGTATTCCTTGTTTATTAACGGTAAGCTGGCAAAAAAGGGCAGCGTTAAACGCTTTCCCGCCCGCGTGGCGGGCCCGGCCGGCTATGTAAACACCCTGATGGGAACGGGCCATTCCCGCTGGATGATCGCCCCCGGGCCCTGGATGCCTTTCAGCATGGTAAAGCTAAGCCCGGATAATCAGGATGGCGGCTGGCAGGCAGGCTATGACCCTACCTTCGAGTCCATTGGCACCTTTAGCCATATTCACGAATGGACGATGGCAGGACTGGGAACGTTTCCCGTAAACGGGCCGCTGCAGATAAGGATGGGTAACCAGAACGATCCGGAGAGCGGTTATCGCTCGCGAATTGATAAAAGTACGGAAGCAGCTCCGCTCGGTTACTATCAGGTCCGGCTGAGCGATTACGATATTACGGCGGAGCTGACGGCCACTACCAGAGCGGGTTTCCAGCGTTATACTTATCACCAGGGGGATACCGGGCGCATCATGATTGACCTGCTGGTACCCGCCGAATACGGTTACCAGATCAGGGATTTCCGGATGAACCTGGTTGGCGACCGGCGGATAGAGGGGTACAGCCATCAGCTTTCCAAAGGCGTATGGTCCGGAGGCGTGAACCAGGATTATATTGTTCACTTCGTGATCGAGTTTGACCGCCCGGTCATCAATGCAGGGGCTTGGCTGGATGGAAAAGTAAAGCCCGTTACCGCGCTGCAGTCGGATAGCGCGGAGAACGCCGGAATGTATGTGGAATTTGACGTCCGCGACAACCGCAGTGTGCAAATGCGCTCCGCTATCTCTTATGTGAGTATTGAAAATGCTGCCCTTAACCTGGAAACAGAAATTTCCAGGCCCTTCGGCTGGGATTTTAACGCTGTCCGCGGGAACCAGGAGAACACCTGGAATGAACTGCTTTCCAGACTGCAGATCTTTTCCGCCGACCGCCGGGAAAAAATGCGTTTTTATACGAATATGTACCGTTCACTGGCCAGCAGGAATATTTTCAGTGATGTTGACGGACGCTGGGTGGACGCCGGCGAACAGGTTCGGCAATTTAAGGATCCCGCGGACGTGGCTTTAGGCTGCGATGCTTTCTGGAATACGTTCTGGAATCTTAACCAGTTCTGGAACCTGGTCACCCCGGAATGGTCGGAGAAATGGGTGAAGTCCCAGCTGGCGATGTATGATACCGGTGGATGGCTGGCCAAAGGCCCGGCCGGGATGGAATATATCCCCGTAATGGTAGCCGAACATGAAATTCCCTTAATTGTGGCGGCCTACCAGATGGGGATCCGCGACTTTGACGTAGAAAAGGCATTTAAAGCGGTATATAAAATGCAGACCACTCCCCCTGAATGGGTGGGCGGCGGCCTGGCCGGGAACCTTGACCTGGTCACTTACCTGGAGCATCATTATGTACCCTATGACGAAGGGCGTTTTTCGAATTCGCTCGAATATAGTTTTGACGACTGGGCCGTTTCACAATTCGCAAAGGCCCTGGGCAAGGACAGCGCCTGGAATGAATTCAGGGACCGGGGGACCTGGTGGCGCAACGCGATTGACCCGGAAACCGGCTATGCGAGAATGAGGGATGCCGCGGGAGAATGGCTGCCTGACTTCGATCCCTTTAAATCAGGCGCCAATCATCATTATGTGGAAGGAAATGCCTGGCAGCTTACTTTCTTTGTGCCGCAGGACGTCCCCGGCCTCGCAGGTATGATCGGGAAAGATGATTTTACAGAGCGCCTTGAATGGGGTTTTGAGGAAAGCTATAAATGGCGTTTCAACGGGCCCAATGACCAATACTGGGATTACCCGGTAGTACAGGGCAACCAGCAGTCCATGCATTTCGCCTACCTGTTCAACTGGGTGGAAAAGCCCTGGCTCAGCCAGAAATGGAGCCGGGCTATTGCCGACAGGTATTATGGCTACGGTGTTTCTAATGCCTACCTGGGCGATGAAGACCAGGGACAAATGAGCGCCTGGTTTGTAATGAACGCATTAGGGCTTTTCCAAATAGACGGAGGCGCCCGCGCAAATCCGATTTATGAAATTGGAAGCCCGCTCTTTGAAAAGACGGTGATTGACCTTGGAGAACGTTACGGAAGGGGGCGAACCTTTACGATTGAGGCCCGGAATAGTTCCAGGAAGAATAAGTATGTGCAGAAAGCTACGCTCAATGGAAAGCCGCTGCAAAACTTCTGGTTCGATGCCCGTGAATTGCTGAAGGGCGGAAGCCTGGTACTGGAGATGGGCCCGGAACCGAACCAGCAGTGGGGAAGGGGTCAGCTTCCTCCTGCTCCCTGA
- a CDS encoding asparagine synthetase B translates to MKSFLVFCVSLLLLVKTAVASSILIYMDETQKNHLKAYGIAYWTLGKEQPVDWLLNYRGGSFLTAYSQQLENECKIRGVSYEVVPDAKVSAILGEIADPQSNTDLVRLEKAPKMAVYSPKNKQPWDDAVTLVLTYAEIPYDIIYDKDVLEGKLPAYDWLHLHHEDFTGQYGRFWANFRNAPWYQSDVRSNEELAAEMGYDKVSQLKLAVAKNIRDFTAGGGFLFAMCSGTDSFDIALAAEGVDICEAMFDGDPADPAAQQKLDFSRTFAFLDFTLDANPYNYEFANIDVSPMRPVNEQNDVFVLFDFSAKWDVVPSMLTQCHQKVIRGFMGQTTAFRKEIIKPDVLIMGENKALNEARYIHGEYGKGTWTFYSGHDPEDYQHMVGDPPTDLNLHPNSPGYRLILNNVLFPAARKKKQKT, encoded by the coding sequence ATGAAAAGTTTCCTGGTTTTTTGCGTCTCCTTATTGCTGCTGGTAAAAACAGCAGTTGCATCCTCCATTCTTATTTACATGGACGAGACCCAGAAAAACCATTTAAAGGCCTATGGCATTGCCTACTGGACACTGGGAAAAGAACAGCCGGTTGACTGGCTCCTGAATTACCGCGGCGGCAGCTTTTTAACGGCTTACAGCCAGCAGCTTGAAAATGAATGCAAGATCCGCGGTGTGAGTTATGAGGTGGTACCGGACGCAAAGGTTTCAGCCATTTTGGGAGAAATAGCAGATCCCCAATCCAATACCGACCTTGTACGTTTAGAAAAGGCGCCAAAAATGGCGGTCTACTCCCCCAAGAACAAACAGCCCTGGGACGATGCCGTAACGCTGGTGCTAACGTATGCGGAAATTCCCTACGATATAATTTACGATAAGGACGTACTCGAGGGAAAGCTTCCGGCTTATGACTGGCTGCACCTGCACCACGAAGATTTTACCGGGCAATACGGGCGATTCTGGGCAAACTTCCGGAATGCGCCCTGGTACCAGTCGGACGTACGCTCAAATGAGGAACTGGCAGCTGAAATGGGCTATGACAAGGTTTCCCAGCTTAAGCTCGCAGTGGCGAAAAACATCCGGGATTTCACGGCCGGGGGCGGGTTTCTGTTTGCCATGTGTTCAGGTACCGACAGTTTTGATATCGCATTGGCCGCCGAAGGGGTTGACATTTGCGAAGCCATGTTTGACGGCGATCCGGCCGATCCGGCGGCGCAGCAGAAGCTGGATTTTTCCAGGACTTTCGCCTTCCTGGATTTTACCCTGGACGCCAACCCCTATAATTATGAATTCGCCAATATTGACGTTTCTCCGATGAGGCCCGTCAACGAGCAGAACGATGTATTCGTATTATTTGACTTTTCGGCGAAATGGGATGTGGTACCCAGCATGCTTACGCAATGCCATCAAAAAGTGATCAGGGGTTTTATGGGGCAAACCACGGCGTTCAGGAAAGAGATCATTAAGCCCGATGTCCTGATCATGGGAGAGAACAAAGCCCTGAACGAAGCCAGGTATATTCATGGTGAATACGGAAAAGGTACCTGGACTTTTTATTCCGGGCATGACCCGGAGGACTATCAGCACATGGTAGGCGACCCGCCTACTGATCTGAATCTCCATCCCAACTCCCCCGGCTACCGGCTTATCCTCAATAATGTACTCTTTCCGGCGGCAAGAAAGAAAAAACAGAAAACCTGA
- a CDS encoding ATP-binding cassette domain-containing protein — translation MLKIENLSLSYDGKKTILEGLCLDAKEGSLHGLVGGNGSGKTSLFNCLYGTVVFQQGTILLNGSPLKRDAIAYLETENFFYPKITGKEYLNLFAHVNPGFDFRGWNELFVLPLNRLTDTYSSGMKKKLAFLGIMSFDRPVMILDEPFNGVDMETVQIMKVILDKLRHAGKIILITSHILESLTSICDSISYLSGKNIVFTYNRSDYDKIQEAVFGLDNAGTKARVARLLQS, via the coding sequence ATGCTGAAGATTGAAAACTTGTCTTTATCCTATGATGGAAAGAAAACCATCCTGGAAGGGCTGTGCCTGGATGCGAAAGAAGGATCCCTGCATGGTTTGGTAGGAGGGAACGGTTCCGGTAAAACTTCTTTGTTTAATTGTCTGTACGGGACGGTCGTCTTTCAGCAAGGAACCATTCTGCTAAACGGTTCTCCCCTCAAAAGAGACGCGATCGCCTACCTGGAAACGGAAAATTTCTTCTATCCGAAAATTACGGGGAAGGAGTATTTGAATTTATTTGCCCATGTAAATCCCGGTTTTGATTTCCGGGGCTGGAACGAACTTTTTGTTTTACCATTGAACCGGCTGACAGATACCTATTCCTCCGGCATGAAAAAGAAGCTGGCCTTCCTGGGAATTATGTCATTTGACCGGCCTGTAATGATCCTTGATGAACCTTTTAACGGAGTGGATATGGAAACCGTCCAGATCATGAAAGTGATCCTGGATAAACTGCGCCATGCCGGAAAGATCATTTTGATCACTTCTCATATACTGGAATCACTGACATCCATTTGCGATTCCATCAGCTATTTATCCGGCAAAAACATCGTGTTCACCTACAATAGAAGTGATTACGATAAGATCCAGGAAGCTGTCTTCGGCCTGGATAATGCCGGTACTAAAGCAAGAGTTGCCAGATTACTGCAAAGCTGA